In the genome of Saccharomonospora viridis DSM 43017, one region contains:
- a CDS encoding cytidine deaminase, giving the protein MSAEVTADDWERLRSEAVAAARKAYAPYSGLQVGSAALTDDGRIVTGCNVENASYPVGLCAEATMSGQLRLSGGGRFVAVTCRSGEGEPLMPCGRCRQLLFEFGGPGCLVDTPRGVQPMSEVLPQAFGPEDLPS; this is encoded by the coding sequence ATGAGTGCGGAGGTGACGGCGGACGACTGGGAGCGGCTGCGTTCCGAGGCGGTGGCGGCGGCACGGAAGGCGTACGCGCCGTACTCCGGTTTGCAGGTCGGTTCCGCCGCTTTGACCGACGACGGGCGGATCGTCACCGGATGCAATGTGGAGAACGCCTCCTATCCGGTGGGACTGTGCGCCGAGGCCACGATGAGCGGGCAGTTGCGGTTGTCCGGTGGTGGCCGGTTCGTCGCGGTGACCTGCCGTTCCGGCGAGGGGGAGCCGTTGATGCCCTGTGGTCGTTGCCGGCAGCTGTTGTTCGAGTTCGGCGGGCCCGGATGTCTGGTCGACACCCCGCGCGGGGTGCAGCCGATGTCCGAGGTACTGCCCCAGGCGTTCGGCCCTGAGGACCTGCCGTCATGA
- a CDS encoding thymidine phosphorylase: MTGEPFAAVDVIRTKRDGAALSDEQIRWVVDAYTRGVVADEQMAALAMAILLRGMDRAEIACWTGAMIDSGERLSLRCSRPLVDKHSTGGVGDKITLPLAPLVATCGAAVPQLSGRGLGHTGGTLDKLEAIPGWRAELSADEISRQLEDVGAVVCATTPTLAPADRKLYALRDVTATVDSVPLIASSIMSKKIAEGVDRLVLDVKTGSGAFMKTREQARELATTLVEIGAAHGVATTAVLTAMDTPLGSAVGNAVEVAEAVDVLRGGGPADVVELTVALAREMLALAGLSDVDPARVLASGQAYETWCRMIRAQGGDPEAALPEPAHVHVVEASEAGTMTRLDAYGVGVVAWRLGAGRARKDDPVQPAAGVRCLVKPGQRVEVGQPLFELHTDTPEAVAAVLPTLRAAYDIDGHETAPAALQARGGVVLERVVSGASG; this comes from the coding sequence ATGACGGGCGAACCATTCGCCGCGGTCGATGTCATCAGGACCAAACGCGACGGTGCGGCGTTGAGCGACGAACAGATCCGTTGGGTCGTCGACGCCTACACGCGTGGCGTGGTCGCCGATGAGCAGATGGCGGCGTTGGCCATGGCGATCCTGCTGCGCGGGATGGACCGGGCCGAGATCGCGTGCTGGACCGGCGCCATGATCGACTCGGGGGAGCGGCTGTCGCTGCGTTGTTCCCGACCGCTCGTGGACAAGCATTCGACCGGCGGCGTCGGCGACAAGATCACGTTGCCGTTGGCGCCGCTCGTGGCGACGTGTGGGGCCGCCGTGCCGCAGCTGTCCGGACGCGGACTCGGCCACACCGGCGGCACGTTGGACAAACTGGAGGCCATCCCGGGATGGCGGGCCGAATTGTCGGCCGACGAGATCAGCCGTCAGCTGGAGGACGTGGGTGCCGTCGTCTGTGCCACGACCCCGACGTTGGCGCCCGCCGACCGCAAGCTGTACGCGTTGCGCGACGTCACCGCCACCGTCGACTCGGTACCGCTGATCGCGAGCTCGATCATGAGCAAGAAGATCGCCGAGGGTGTGGATCGGCTGGTGCTCGACGTCAAAACCGGCTCCGGGGCGTTCATGAAGACCCGTGAGCAGGCCCGGGAACTGGCCACGACCCTGGTCGAGATCGGCGCCGCTCACGGGGTGGCCACCACGGCCGTGCTGACCGCCATGGACACCCCCTTGGGGTCCGCCGTCGGCAACGCCGTCGAGGTGGCCGAGGCCGTGGACGTCCTTCGGGGAGGCGGTCCCGCGGACGTCGTCGAACTCACCGTGGCCCTGGCCCGCGAGATGTTGGCGCTCGCGGGATTGTCCGATGTCGACCCGGCACGTGTACTCGCCTCGGGTCAGGCGTACGAGACCTGGTGCCGCATGATCCGCGCACAGGGCGGTGATCCCGAGGCGGCACTGCCCGAACCCGCTCACGTGCACGTCGTGGAGGCCTCCGAGGCGGGCACCATGACGCGGCTGGACGCCTACGGCGTGGGTGTGGTCGCGTGGCGGTTGGGAGCGGGCAGGGCCCGCAAGGACGACCCCGTGCAGCCGGCCGCGGGCGTGCGGTGTCTGGTCAAGCCGGGGCAGCGGGTCGAAGTCGGCCAGCCGCTGTTCGAACTGCACACCGACACTCCCGAGGCCGTGGCGGCGGTTCTGCCGACGTTGCGGGCCGCGTACGACATCGACGGACACGAAACAGCCCCCGCCGCCTTGCAGGCGCGCGGGGGCGTCGTACTGGAGCGGGTGGTGAGCGGCGCGTCGGGGTGA
- a CDS encoding adenosine deaminase: MSTRTVPTLQELRDAPKVLLHDHLDGGLRPGTVVELAEETGYDGLPTTDVGELSRWFKTAADSGSLESYLETFAHTCGVMQTEEALSRVAAECVEDLADDGVVYAEVRYAPELFVERGLSLEAVVEAVQDGFDRGRKAAAERGRNIRVGQLLCAMRQHARAREVADLTVRYRDRGVVGFDIAGPEAGYPPTRNLDAFEFLRENNAHFTIHAGEAFGLASIWEAIQHCGAERLGHGVRIVDDITTSEDGEVSLGRLAAYVRDRRIPLEVCPSSNVQTGAAPSIAEHPIGLLAKLRFRVTVNTDNRLMSDCTVSSEFAALVDAFGFDWADVQWCTINAMKSAFISFDERLDIINNIIKPWYAERV; encoded by the coding sequence ATGTCGACGCGAACCGTTCCGACTCTGCAAGAACTCCGTGACGCGCCGAAGGTGCTCCTCCACGACCACCTGGACGGCGGCCTTCGGCCGGGCACAGTCGTCGAACTGGCCGAGGAAACCGGCTACGACGGGCTGCCCACCACCGACGTCGGCGAACTGAGCCGATGGTTCAAAACGGCGGCCGACTCCGGCTCCCTGGAAAGCTATCTGGAGACCTTCGCGCACACCTGTGGCGTCATGCAGACCGAGGAGGCGCTGTCGCGGGTCGCCGCCGAATGTGTCGAGGACCTGGCCGACGACGGCGTCGTCTACGCCGAGGTGCGCTATGCGCCTGAGCTGTTCGTCGAACGTGGACTGTCGCTGGAAGCCGTGGTGGAGGCCGTACAGGACGGGTTCGACCGCGGTCGCAAGGCCGCGGCCGAACGTGGGCGGAACATCCGGGTCGGGCAGTTGCTGTGTGCCATGCGGCAGCACGCGCGGGCCCGGGAGGTCGCCGACCTGACCGTGCGTTACCGCGACCGCGGTGTCGTCGGATTCGACATCGCCGGCCCCGAGGCGGGCTACCCGCCCACCCGGAACCTGGATGCCTTCGAGTTCCTGCGGGAGAACAACGCCCACTTCACGATCCACGCGGGTGAGGCGTTCGGGCTGGCCTCGATCTGGGAGGCCATCCAGCACTGCGGCGCCGAACGTCTCGGACACGGTGTGCGCATCGTCGACGACATCACCACGAGCGAGGACGGCGAGGTCTCACTCGGCAGGCTCGCCGCCTACGTCCGCGATCGTCGGATCCCCCTGGAGGTGTGTCCGTCGTCGAACGTGCAGACCGGTGCGGCCCCCTCGATCGCCGAACATCCGATCGGGCTGCTGGCGAAACTGCGGTTCCGGGTCACGGTCAACACCGACAACAGGTTGATGAGTGACTGCACGGTGTCATCGGAGTTCGCCGCCTTGGTCGACGCGTTCGGTTTCGACTGGGCCGATGTGCAGTGGTGCACGATCAACGCGATGAAGTCGGCGTTCATCTCCTTCGACGAGCGGCTCGACATCATCAACAACATCATCAAGCCCTGGTACGCCGAACGCGTGTGA
- a CDS encoding DEAD/DEAH box helicase encodes MTDFLTDRLPGDTDPDALFDAFSTWVSERGLELYPAQEEALIELVSGANVILSTPTGSGKSLVAVGAHFAALAEGRRSFYTAPIKALVSEKFFSLVEIFGADNVGMLTGDSSVNPDAPIICCTAEILANLALRLGPEADVDEVGQVVADEFHFYSEPDRGWAWQVPLLELPKAQFLLMSATLGDVSFFERDLTRRTGRHTAVVTSAQRPVPLTFRYALTPMHETVSELLHSGQAPIYIVHFSQAAAVERAQALMSINVCTRAEKDAIAEAIGDFRFSAGFGKTLSRLVRHGIGVHHAGMLPKYRRLVEQLAQSGLLKLICGTDTLGVGINVPIRTVVLSSLTKFDGTRQRHLKAREFHQIAGRAGRAGYDTDGYVVVQAPDHVIENAKALEKAGDDPKKKRKIVRKKAPEGFVNWTESTFERLVAAEPEPLVSSFKVTHSMLLNVISRPGDAFAHMRRLLEDNHEDRPSQRKHILRAIAIYRALRAAGVVEELDEPDEEGRRVRLTMDLQLDFALNQPLSPFALAAIELLDPESPSYALDVVSIVEATVEDPKQVLSQQQFKARNEALAEMKAQGIDYEQRMELLEDITYPKPLEELLEAAYSRYRQGHPWVADYELSPKSVVRDMYERAMNFVEYINFYGLARSEGVLLRYLADAYDALRRTVPDEAKTEPLQDLIEWLGELVRQVDSSLLDEWEALRHPDEVELDESGRPELPEGPPPVTYNERAFRVLVRNEMFRRVQLAAREDYETLGRLDADSGWDAEAWEDALADYYDTYDEILTDADARGPGLLLIEQERDVWRVRQIFHDPEGNHDWGISAEVDLAASDEAGTPVIRITDVNEL; translated from the coding sequence ATGACTGACTTTCTCACAGACCGCCTGCCCGGCGACACCGATCCGGACGCGCTCTTCGACGCTTTTTCCACATGGGTGAGTGAGCGCGGTCTCGAGTTGTACCCGGCGCAGGAGGAAGCGCTCATCGAGCTCGTCTCCGGCGCCAACGTCATCCTGTCCACGCCGACGGGTTCGGGCAAGAGTCTCGTGGCGGTCGGCGCGCATTTCGCCGCGTTGGCCGAGGGCAGGCGCAGCTTCTACACCGCACCGATCAAGGCGTTGGTGTCGGAGAAGTTCTTCTCCCTCGTCGAGATCTTCGGGGCGGACAACGTCGGCATGCTGACCGGTGACTCCAGCGTCAACCCCGACGCCCCGATCATCTGCTGCACCGCGGAGATCCTGGCCAACCTCGCGTTGCGGCTCGGTCCGGAGGCCGATGTCGACGAGGTGGGGCAGGTGGTGGCCGACGAGTTCCACTTCTACTCGGAGCCCGACCGGGGGTGGGCGTGGCAGGTACCGCTGTTGGAGCTGCCCAAGGCCCAGTTCCTGCTCATGTCGGCCACGCTCGGTGACGTCTCGTTCTTCGAACGGGATCTCACGCGCCGGACCGGACGACACACGGCCGTGGTGACGTCGGCGCAGCGGCCGGTTCCGTTGACGTTCCGGTACGCCCTGACGCCCATGCACGAGACCGTGTCGGAACTGCTGCACTCCGGCCAGGCGCCCATCTACATCGTGCATTTCTCCCAGGCCGCCGCGGTGGAACGTGCGCAGGCGTTGATGAGCATCAACGTGTGCACGCGGGCGGAGAAGGACGCCATCGCCGAGGCCATCGGCGACTTCCGTTTCTCCGCGGGGTTCGGCAAGACGCTGTCGCGGCTGGTGCGGCACGGCATCGGCGTGCACCACGCGGGCATGTTGCCGAAGTACCGGCGTCTGGTCGAGCAGCTGGCGCAGTCCGGTCTGCTCAAGCTGATCTGCGGTACCGACACGCTCGGCGTCGGCATCAACGTGCCCATCCGCACCGTGGTGCTGTCGTCGTTGACGAAGTTCGACGGCACCCGACAGCGACACCTCAAGGCGCGGGAGTTCCACCAGATCGCCGGCCGCGCGGGCCGGGCCGGCTACGACACCGACGGCTACGTGGTCGTGCAGGCGCCCGATCACGTCATCGAGAACGCCAAGGCGCTGGAGAAGGCCGGGGACGACCCGAAGAAGAAACGCAAGATCGTGCGCAAGAAGGCGCCGGAGGGGTTCGTCAACTGGACCGAGAGCACCTTCGAACGTCTCGTCGCCGCCGAACCGGAGCCGCTGGTCTCCAGTTTCAAGGTGACGCACTCGATGCTGCTCAACGTCATCTCGCGACCCGGGGACGCCTTCGCGCACATGCGGCGTCTGTTGGAGGACAACCACGAGGACCGACCCTCCCAGCGCAAGCACATCCTCCGGGCCATCGCCATCTACCGCGCGCTCCGTGCCGCCGGTGTGGTCGAGGAGCTGGACGAGCCGGACGAGGAGGGCCGTCGTGTCCGGCTGACCATGGACCTCCAGCTCGACTTCGCGTTGAACCAACCTTTGTCGCCGTTCGCGTTGGCCGCGATAGAACTGCTCGACCCCGAGTCGCCGTCGTACGCGCTCGACGTGGTCTCCATCGTGGAGGCCACGGTGGAGGACCCGAAGCAGGTGCTGTCCCAACAGCAGTTCAAGGCGCGTAACGAGGCCCTCGCCGAGATGAAGGCGCAGGGCATCGACTACGAGCAGCGCATGGAACTGCTGGAGGACATCACCTACCCCAAGCCGCTGGAGGAGTTGCTGGAGGCGGCGTACTCCCGCTACCGGCAGGGGCATCCGTGGGTGGCGGACTACGAGTTGTCGCCGAAGTCCGTCGTCCGCGACATGTACGAGCGGGCGATGAACTTCGTCGAGTACATCAACTTCTACGGCCTCGCGCGGTCGGAGGGTGTGCTGCTGCGCTACCTCGCCGACGCCTACGACGCGCTGCGGCGGACCGTGCCCGACGAGGCCAAGACGGAACCGCTGCAGGACCTCATCGAATGGTTGGGGGAGCTGGTGCGGCAGGTGGACTCCAGCCTGTTGGACGAGTGGGAGGCGTTGCGCCACCCCGACGAGGTCGAGCTCGACGAGAGCGGCAGGCCGGAGTTGCCGGAGGGGCCGCCGCCGGTGACGTACAACGAACGTGCGTTCCGCGTCCTGGTGCGCAACGAGATGTTCCGTCGGGTGCAGCTCGCCGCGCGGGAGGACTACGAGACGCTCGGCCGGCTCGACGCCGATTCGGGGTGGGACGCCGAGGCGTGGGAGGACGCGCTCGCGGACTACTACGACACCTACGACGAGATCCTGACCGACGCCGACGCGCGTGGTCCCGGACTGTTGCTCATCGAGCAGGAGCGGGACGTCTGGCGGGTGCGACAGATCTTCCACGACCCCGAGGGCAACCACGACTGGGGCATCAGCGCGGAGGTGGACCTCGCCGCCTCCGACGAGGCCGGAACCCCCGTCATCCGCATCACGGACGTCAACGAACTCTGA